The Fusarium falciforme chromosome 7, complete sequence genome window below encodes:
- a CDS encoding Amine oxidase: MSEKKTAEGHEYKVGSGISNGLPFPLNVLREVKFDPPLSATRDEVARIGQVHNGAKIHFKIGALETRPLSVLRYPKARMVTTLGDGRTKSNGSRHMVAFGRNDASLSTEDDAKSFYDDAREVYPDMPVEKVLWHDWSRDELAKGGWCMYRPDFAFRYQDALRRRAGNVLFASADWALGWRGFIDGAIEEGTRAAFEVKNELMSPHATKASL, translated from the exons ATGTCTGAGAAGAAGACTGCCGAGGGCCATGAGTATAAGGTTGGTAGTGGTATCTCCAATGGCTTGCCAT TCCCCCTCAACGTTCTCCGAGAAGTCAAGTTTGACCCTCCCCTGAGCGCTACTAGAGATGAAGTAGCACGCATTGGCCAGGTTCACAACGGAGCTAAGATTCACTTCAAGATTGGCGCCTTAGAGACTCGTCCCTTGTCTGTCTTGCGCTATCCAAAGGCTAGAATGGTGACCACACTGGGTGACGGTCGCACCAAAAGTAACGGCAGCCGTCACATGGTTGCATTTGGGAGAAACGATGCTTCGTTGAGCACAGAAGACGATGCCAAGTCATTCTATGACGACGCACGCGAGGTCTACCCCGATATGCCAGTTGAAAAAGTG CTCTGGCACGATTGGAGCCGTGACGAATTGGCCAAAGGCGGTTGGTGCATGTATCGTCCTGACTTTGCCTTCCGATATCAGGACgcattgaggaggagagccgGCAACGTTCTGTTTGCCAGTGCAGATTGGGCATTGGGTTGGCGTGGGTTTATCGACGGTGCCATTGAGGAGGGAACCAGGGCTGCGTTTGAAGTTAAGAACGAGCTGATGTCCCCCCATGCCACCAAGGCGAGCCTGTAG
- a CDS encoding Glucan 1,3-beta-glucosidase — MFIVRGPIAGTILIEWNVHESFQGSAGLWDSHFRVGGAEGSQLQAADCPKLPDETSPACIAASLMLHITPKASAYLKNIWVWAADNDIDDKKQASINIYAARGILIESTGPTWLWGTSVQHCAIYRYQLSGAENVFLGLIQTESPYYQPHPASPGPFSEQLGAFADDPIFGDCRQDSRSCRLSWAARVIDSKTIYILGTGMYSWFQEYDGKCIDNGKGDCQDKVFYTEQTSDIWIYSLVTAGAVEMISPFNGQPVNATDNRNGFASSLLAWRGGINGTTGWRDFDGYTLYNPDAAGIENFTRACQKALTAKIKCHPLTRDFTDARVHGPLGGAPSRMTWACADGCKKSIEYWVESVEKLCKGQTWSNGTVAEYQGGYIQYGLMEQCQKDDQSGRWCSDVMAEFKDFGTSVSWDDMHKEELCSDCYVGRLRMMQASPYSVYGLVSEYQDALQHVTARCGLKGQDLKPQPSVFPTKPKAETWCLSEKTYDTRKGDTCDSVAQNFRISSASIVIGNSNIGRCSNLDAGTKHCLSLECKTYTRQKDESCVDIYIKTGVSLSSIKQYNPWLTRGCSNIESASKKYGNILCISPVGGEFESNVNKPRGAGGFGSTSQYTDKATAPPGNSNLAEGTTDKCGRWHVVKQGESCASVTQSFITASVFRMVNPSLLGRDCSEKLIPGRAYCTGPVRGWAKTGKKN; from the exons ATGTTTATAGTCCGAGGTCCAATAGCGGGTACTATTCTAATCGAGTGGAACGTCCACGAGTCATTCCAAGGCTCTGCTGGTCTATGGG ATTCTCACTTCAGAGTTGGGGGTGCTGAGGGCAGCCAGCTTCAGGCTGCCGACTGCCCCAAGCTTCCAGACGAGACCAGCCCTGCTTGCATTGCGGCATCCCTTATGCTTCACATCACACCCAAGGCTTCGGCGTACCTTAAGAACATCTGGGTGTGGGCAGCGGACAATGATATcgacgacaagaagcaggccaGTATCAACATATACGCAGCACGGGGTATTCTCATTGAGAGCACAGGCCCTACCTGGCTGTGGGGGACTTCGGTTCAGCACTGCGCTATCTACCGGTACCAGCTTTCAGGTGCTGAGAACGTCTTTCTGGGTCTTATCCAGACCGAATCTCCCTACTACCAGCCTCATCCTGCTAGCCCAGGGCCGTTTAGTGAGCAGCTGGGCGCCTTTGCCGATGATCCGATATTTGGCGACTGCCGACAAGATTCCCGCTCTTGCCGGCTTTCGTGGGCGGCCCGCGTGATAGATTCCAAGACCATCTACATTCTGGGTACCGGCATGTACTCCTGGTTCCAGGAGTATGACGGCAAGTGCATCGACAATGGCAAAGGCGACTGCCAGGACAAGGTCTTTTACACGGAACAGACGTCGGACATCTGGATCTACAGCCTCGTCACCGCCGGTGCGGTTGAGATGATCAGTCCTTTCAACGGTCAGCCGGTCAACGCGACAGACAACCGCAACGGCTTCGCATCCTCTCTACTCGCCTGGCGAGGGGGCATCAACGGCACAACGGGCTGGCGAGACTTTGACGGCTACACTCTGTACAATCCCGATGCGGCTGGCATCGAGAACTTTACAAGGGCTTGCCAGAAGGCGCTgacggccaagatcaagtgcCATCCGCTAACCCGGGACTTTACCGACGCCCGAGTCCACGGTCCGTTAGGCGGAGCACCTTCCCGGATGACCTGGGCTTGTGCAGACGGATGCAAGAAGTCGATTGAGTATTGGGTCGAGTCAGTCGAGAAGCTTTGCAAGGGCCAGACTTGGTCCAACGGCACGGTGGCCGAGTACCAGGGAGGTTACATTCAGTATGGGCTGATGGAGCAGTGTCAGAAGGACGACCAGTCGGGCAGATGGTGCAGCG ATGTCATGGCTGAGTTCAAGGATTTCGGAACTTCTGTCAGTTGGGATGATATGCACAAAGAGGAGCTATGCTCGGACTGCTACGTCGGACGGCTGCGGATGATGCAGGCCAGTCCCTACTCAGTCTACGGATTGGTTTCCGAGTATCAAGACGCCCTGCAACACGTAACGGCGCGATGCGGTCTCAAGGGCCAGGATCTCAAGCCTCAGCCGTCGGTATTCCCCACCAAACCCAAGGCCGAGACGTGGTGCCTCTCTGAGAAGACATATGACACCCGCAAGGGAGACACCTGTGATTCGGTTGCACAGAACTTCAGGATCTCTTCGGCATCTATTGTTATCGGTAACTCGAACATAGGTAGGTGCTCTAATCTTGACGCCGGTACCAAGCACTGCCTATCGCTGGAGTGCAAGACGTATACTCGTCAGAAGGATGAGAGCTGCGTCGACATCTACATCAAGACAGGCGTCagcctctcctccatcaagcAGTACAATCCCTGGCTCACGAGGGGCTGCAGCAACATTGAGTCGGCGAGCAAGAAATACGGCAACATTCTTTGTATTTCCCCCGTCGGCGGCGAGTTTGAGAGCAATGTGAACAAGCCGAGGGGAGCCGGCGGCTTCGGCTCTACCTCCCAGTACACGGACAAGGCGACCGCTCCTCCAGGAAATTCGAATCTGGCCGAGGGCACCACGGACAAGTGCGGTCGTTGGCACGTTGTTAAGCAGGGAGAAAGCTGTGCGAGCGTCACGCAAAGCTTCATCACAGCCTCGGTCTTCCGGATGGTTAACCCTTCTCTCCTAGGCAGAGATTGTAGTGAGAAGCTGATACCTGGCCGAGCGTACTGCACAGGGCCAGTCCGTGGCTGGGCTAAGACTGGGAAGAAGAACTAA
- a CDS encoding Zn(2)-C6 fungal-type domain-containing protein, producing the protein MDTAYPYMRRKAKPNVAKTTTLPEPSHSPTPEQDVTATTQESPSLHFTHESIDTDIIPSDAVDVAQISDKALELYYELPISWELLLGGNDVLPLINIENQDDNGDNDDNDDWPKAAKSGPPWEAELFTSNDELIIPPSNPDHVPAWKRCLLLNYSDNIANEIIAVDGPHNGWRHLMLPIAETDELVMDAVLAVSLFHSSRILQNDRAIDQVKHDHYGRAIQGLQRRSQLRDCDRPNQQSILITILLLLTAVMVNGSSDFPILFGMLQSAIDVLGGEAELGSGDIAEFVVRQVRKFKVYAAPLLSEDAGINIISSETEITPMFDCLNHCLQNNPRHAGSLALVPNLVHQACEIYMNQAVLDTQTRATPQIRARHVIESIGRVQRFIDTLEEFPDDAPGKQVLTWACFVAASDCRLAEHKEFFSNFFLNRYARSGFMNLTMGLDALGKIWTRKPDERWTVLLPHSKLFMM; encoded by the exons ATGGATACTGCTTATCCTTA CATGAGACGAAAGGCGAAGCCCAACGTGGCCAAAACTACCACACTACCTGAGCCATCACACAGCCCTACCCCTGAGCAGGATGTGACCGCTACCACACAAGAATCACCTTCACTTCACTTCACCCACGAGAGTATTGATACCGACATAATACCAAGCGACGCGGTAGATGTTGCGCAAATTTCTGACAAAGCGCTCGAGCTTTATTATGAGCTGCCAATCTCGTGGGAGCTCTTGCTAGGAGGAAATGACGTACTTCCTCTGATCAACATCGAGAATCAAGACGACAACGgtgacaacgacgacaacgacgactgGCCAAAAGCTGCCAAGAGTGGTCCTCCCTGGGAGGCAGAACTATTCACGTCCAACGATGAATTGATCATTCCTCCATCTAACCCCGATCATGTTCCAGCATGGAAGAGGTGCCTGTTGCTCAACT ACTCAGATAACATCGCTAATGAAATAATCGCCGTGGATGGCCCTCACAATGGATGGCGCCACCTCATGCTACCAATAGCAGAGACCGACGAACTTGTCATGGACGCAGTCCTTGCAGTCTCACTCTTTCATAGCTCCCGAATTCTACAAAACGACCGCGCCATCGACCAAGTCAAGCACGACCACTATGGCCGAGCCATTCAAGGGCTGCAAAGGCGCAGTCAGCTGAGAGACTGCGATCGACCAAACCAGCAGTCTATTCTTATCACGATATTGTTGCTTCTGACTGCTGTTATGGTTAATGGATCATCCGACTTTCCAATCCTCTTTGGCATGCTGCAGTCTGCAATCGATGTCCTCGGTGGAGAGGCGGAACTTGGGTCGGGGGACATTGCCGAGTTCGTAGTCCGCCAGGTTCGCAA GTTTAAAGTATATGCGGCACCGCTGCTTAGTGAAGACGCTGGTATCAACATCATTTCCTCCGAAACCGAGATTACCCCGATGTTCGACTGCCTGAATCATTGTCTGCAAAACAACCCACGACATGCCGGCTCTCTCGCCCTCGTACCCAACCTGGTACATCAAGCATGCGAGATATACATGAATCAAGCTGTGCTTGACACTCAAACTCGAGCGACACCACAGATAAGGGCGAGGCATGTGATAGAGTCTATTGGCCGCGTGCAGCGCTTTATTGATACCTTGGAGGAATTCCCTGATGATGCTCCGGGCAAGCAAGTCCTTACGTGGGCTTGCTTTGTCGCAGCCTCTGATTGTCGGCTTGCAGAGCACAAGGAGTTCTTTTCCAACTTCTTCTTGAACAGATATGCGAGAAGTGGATTTATGAATTTGACCATGGGGCTGGATGCTTTGGGGAAGATATGGACGCGAAAGCCTGATGAGCGATGGACTGTGCTACTGCCTCATTCAAAGCTCTTCATGATGTGA
- a CDS encoding DAO domain-containing protein, with protein sequence MSGALEGIYEPGVVDPGYPSTKGTTPFWHSQPHPRANHQSEWPQGVIDVVIISAGLTGISLVRNLLKKKPGIRIVLVNTRSLYSGATGHNGSHCKTMTFAIWEERKHSFSIKEAVRISAFKHTHLEAIATAIREDSINCDLVLTQGIEAYYDQRDFEKAIAGLKDIRAHAPHLAEKHQVHTDHSYLRDVLKLSSRAIGAISIPAASIWPYK encoded by the coding sequence ATGTCTGGTGCTTTGGAAGGTATCTATGAGCCCGGCGTGGTCGACCCCGGCTATCCCTCAACTAAGGGAACTACCCCTTTCTGGCATTCTCAACCACATCCTCGCGCAAACCATCAATCAGAATGGCCCCAGGGTGTTATCGACGTTGTTATTATTAGTGCCGGCCTTACCGGGATAAGCCTAGTACGAAACTTGCTAAAGAAGAAGCCAGGAATTCGCATCGTCCTAGTTAATACTCGATCACTCTATTCCGGCGCTACAGGCCATAACGGTAGTCACTGCAAGACTATGACATTTGCTATATGGGAGGAGCGAAAGCACtcatttagtattaaagaggCCGTGCGTATTTCGGCATTTAAGCATACACATCTAGAAGCCATAGCCACTGCAATCCGTGAGGATAGCATTAATTGCGATCTAGTCCTCACGCAGGGCATCGAGGCCTATTACGACCAAAGGGACTTTGAGAAGGCTATTGCCGGCCTCAAAGACATACGTGCCCACGCACCTCACCTAGCAGAGAAGCACCAAGTCCACACAGATCACTCATACCTCCGAGACGTTCTCAAGTTATCATCCCGTGCTATAGGCGCCATCTCGATTCCAGCAGCCTCTATATGGCCTTATAAATAG